AATGACATCAAATACATTCTCTGTAATGCGGATGAAGGCGATCCGGGCGCATTCATGGATCGGAATGTTATGGAGAGCGATCCTCATAGCATTATCGAAGGCCTGATCATCGGGGCAAAAGCGATTGGCGCCCATCAGGGTTACATCTATTGTCGAGCCGAATACCCGCTGGCCATCGAGACTCTGAATAAAGCCATAAACCAGGCAAGAGCTTTGGATCTCCTGGGCGAGAATATTTTAGGGACGGGATTTTCTTTTGACATCAGCGTCTATGAAGGGGCTGGTGCTTTTGTTTGTGGCGAAGAAACGGCTTTGATGCGTTCCATTGAAGGAAAACGTGGGAACCCGAGACCTAAGCCGCCATTCCCGGCAAAAGCGGGCCTTTTTGAAAAACCGACGGTTCTGAATAACGTGGAAACCCTGTCCAATATTCCGCAGATAATCGTCAAGGGGGCTGACTGGTACAAAGAGATCGGAACGGAAAAAAGTCCCGGCACAAAGATCTTCTCCATCACCGGAGATATCGAAAATGTAGGTTGTGTGGAAGTCCCCATCGGAACGACCGTGGATACGATCGTGAATCAGATCGGTATTGTGAGCCCGGATAAAAACTTAAAAGCCGTGCAATTGGGCGGTCCCTCGGGGGGTTGTATTCCTAAAGACTACATGCATGTCGCCGTTGATTATGAAACCCTCCAGGAGTACGGCGCTATCATGGGGTCTGGCGGCCTGATCGCAATGAGCGATGATAAATCCGGGGTCGATATCGCCAAATTTTTCATCGATTTCTGCCAGGATGAAGCGTGCGGGAAATGCCTTCCCGGCCGCGAGGGAACAAAACAAATGCTTCAGATTCTCGAGAAAATCGACAGCGGCGAGGGCTCGCCGGATGACATCGAAACGCTGAAAGTTTTGTGCGGGGTTATCAGGAAGACAGCGCTCTGCGCGTTATGCAAAACCGCAGTGAATCCGGTTTTGAGCACCTTGAGATATTTCCCCGAAGAATACCAAGAAGCGGTGAAAACAAAAGTTGAAATGGGAGGGTAAAAATGATTTTTACCGAAACTCTGACATACGACGATATCAAAAAGAACCTTACTAAAGATGATGTGATTGCCATCATCGGCTGCTCTTCCTGCGCCAGAATGTCAGGCACGGGCGGCGAAAAGCAGATGAAGGACCTGGCCATGCAATTGCGCGGCGAAGGCTTCAATGTGAAAGAAGGTTTTTCAATCAATACGGTTTGTACACCGAAAGTTCTCCAAGCCAAGTTGGATCCAAAGGTTAATACCGTTATTACTTTGTCCTGTTCAGCCGGAACTTCAAATGCAACACAAATTTTTGCAGAATATAAAGTAGTAAGTGGCTGCTCTGATGTAGGTCTCATGACCGCCAATAAAAATGAAGGAACTGTTAAGGTAGCCATGCCCTATGACAACTACAAGGAAACAAAAGGTAATACCTATAAAATGTTTACCGGAGAGTTGGTGAACAAAGATGGGGAGGTTGAAAAATGATTATATCCCTTCGTAATCTAAGTTATTCGGATCTTAAACAGAAACTGTCTACTGAAGATAAGATTGTATTATACAGTTGTAATGCTTGCGTAAAAGCATGCGGTATCGGCGGGTTGGAGATGTTGAACCGTCTCGAGTCAGCTTTAAAAGCCGATGGTTTCAACGTTGTCGGAACAGATCTTATCAGCATCGGTTGCACCGAGAGCCTGGTTGAGAAGAGAAAGATAGATGTAGCTAAAACGAGTATGTATGACGAGGCTACAGTCATTATCCCTCTGGTTTGTGAAGACGGATTTGAGGTAATTGATGAGCTTTTTGAAGATAAAAAAGTCATTTGTATCGCTAAAACCATCGGTATAGGGGATTTTACTCCAAATGGGGAGACTGTCCTGACGACTCCTTTCGAAAATACCGGACTCGAACCCAAGTCGGAGGGTTACCGGTTAAACGAAGTTGCCGAAAAACTTAACCTTTGTGCTGGTTTTTTTGATGATGATGAAGATAAGAACGAGCCGGAATGGGTCAATTTAACCATCAACGGCGAGCCAATTAAAGCTATAAAAAATCAGAACCTTATGACTGTTTGTAAGGAAAATGGCATTGATGTACCCCATCTGTGCTGTCATGAAGATTTGGATAAGTACGGCTCCTGTCGCCTGTGTCTTGTCAAGATTGATGGATTCAGAGATATGCCTGCTTCTTGCTGCGTTGAAGTTACGGACGGTATGAATATTGTCACCAGTGATGAAGAACTGGAACATTGTAGAAAAATCATGCTCGAATTAGCCATATCTGTCAGGTCCCGCATGATTCCTGACCTGTTTACGGAAAAGTTTTGGTTTCTTTTTTTGCCAATCCTTCAGAGCTTGTATGGGAGTTTTATGCCCCAACGCTCGCTGAGGAATATGCTGGTTGTATAGATAACCATAACGTAACAATGTCTGCTCCAAATTTTCGGCGGAATCGAACCGGGTTGTTGCCAAAACCTCGCTGATGCGACCGTTGAATCGCTCAACCATCCCGTTGGTCTGAGGGTGGCGTGGAGGAATAAGCCGATGTTCAATACCATGCTGAACGCAGGTTTTGTCGA
This DNA window, taken from Syntrophotalea carbinolica DSM 2380, encodes the following:
- a CDS encoding (2Fe-2S) ferredoxin domain-containing protein, with translation MNTIKDIDLIRQKAQQDDADQTCIYVHMGTCGIASGAMSVLGAIKNKIKEDGAAKDVKVVTTGCAGICSQEPLITVKIPGAEPVIYKQMDEQKVLRVYESHVKGDSAVVEYALARGMEYQIKERKASAGHIPGEKVMTAEIPGIEELPFFALQELRVMRNRGLIDPAKIKDYIGRDGYQGAIKALTEMSSEEVINEAIGSGLRGRGGAGFPIGLKWKFAAAEKNDIKYILCNADEGDPGAFMDRNVMESDPHSIIEGLIIGAKAIGAHQGYIYCRAEYPLAIETLNKAINQARALDLLGENILGTGFSFDISVYEGAGAFVCGEETALMRSIEGKRGNPRPKPPFPAKAGLFEKPTVLNNVETLSNIPQIIVKGADWYKEIGTEKSPGTKIFSITGDIENVGCVEVPIGTTVDTIVNQIGIVSPDKNLKAVQLGGPSGGCIPKDYMHVAVDYETLQEYGAIMGSGGLIAMSDDKSGVDIAKFFIDFCQDEACGKCLPGREGTKQMLQILEKIDSGEGSPDDIETLKVLCGVIRKTALCALCKTAVNPVLSTLRYFPEEYQEAVKTKVEMGG